The following proteins are encoded in a genomic region of Acetobacter oryzoeni:
- a CDS encoding TonB-dependent receptor plug domain-containing protein: protein MARPTGITHPLLLGTTSVFCLLAEPTHAQNASSSLPKQHQTTQKKAPSTAQARQLTVSDPHPTAAQPVAGGTETVIVTGTREIGKKARDSISPVDIITARQLSETGMPSLREALTQLAPSLTMPTSGYDAGALTSAFSLRGLSPNETLVLVDGKRRHTTANIYADPGPQQGSTPVDVDMIPLAAIDHVEILRDGASAQYGSDAVAGVVNIILKKQDHGFHAQSLTGITASKDGFEQGIYMDGGAKLTDRGYIHVSGDYVHEDHTYRSAPDLRTNTKINKLLGQPEQTRETVAIKAGYHILDNLEAYAVATYAHRHAESFQNYRTASSLDNYPAYAAIYPNGYSPVMTMDENDWEVTAGLRGEIDNWHWDLSSVYGRDYDQIGIANSANLALSTATGRTPTKFDAQGYNNEQWSNTFDLSKAFHIPGWPYAINVAGGASYRYESYSIGTGSADSTYSSGSDALQGTVAANAGNYSRDVIGGYIDVATHLAKNVQLDLAGRYEHYTDVGDTETGKAALRYDPLPWLGLRATISNGFHAPTLAQEYYSAVAVSPTAARGIIAANSLGARANGANALKPERSTNVSGGIVLEPVKRLHITADVYQINLRDQILPGGNVYGTDALSALQMNGFTLPNDAATWGSSLSTHWFANVASTRTQGLDITATYPTELSPTIGRIDWDVGINLNRTRLTHQSAAADGTPLLTAQSIAYITTAYPRSKMIWGGRFTSSNGKWTVGVHEIRWGQTTSELTDYTGPTNSASVSAYSFTQFHNTPKFVTNLDITYRVMPQLSFTLGANNLFNALPSRVPDSNRYLGVPQYYMSTSQLGINGGFYYLKADVRF from the coding sequence ATGGCTCGTCCAACTGGCATCACACATCCCCTGCTTTTAGGAACAACCTCTGTATTCTGCTTATTGGCTGAGCCAACTCACGCCCAAAATGCCAGTAGCTCCTTACCCAAACAGCACCAGACTACACAAAAGAAAGCCCCCTCAACCGCCCAGGCCCGGCAATTAACAGTATCCGATCCTCACCCCACAGCAGCACAACCCGTAGCAGGCGGCACCGAAACCGTTATCGTGACCGGCACCCGTGAAATTGGCAAAAAAGCACGAGACAGTATCTCGCCTGTAGATATCATTACGGCACGCCAACTTTCTGAAACAGGAATGCCCTCTTTGCGGGAGGCATTAACCCAACTGGCCCCTTCTTTAACCATGCCAACCAGTGGGTATGATGCAGGCGCCCTGACATCGGCTTTCAGCCTACGTGGGCTTAGCCCGAATGAAACACTGGTGTTGGTAGATGGCAAACGGCGGCACACCACAGCCAATATTTATGCAGACCCCGGCCCCCAACAGGGTAGCACGCCCGTTGATGTAGACATGATCCCACTTGCTGCCATTGATCATGTTGAAATTCTGCGGGATGGCGCATCCGCTCAATACGGATCAGACGCTGTGGCGGGTGTGGTAAACATTATCCTGAAAAAGCAGGATCACGGTTTTCATGCGCAATCTCTTACAGGCATCACAGCCTCGAAAGATGGGTTTGAGCAAGGCATCTATATGGATGGCGGCGCAAAACTGACGGACCGCGGTTACATTCATGTAAGTGGTGACTACGTGCATGAAGATCACACGTATCGCAGCGCGCCAGACCTGCGCACGAACACAAAAATCAACAAACTTCTGGGCCAACCTGAACAAACGCGTGAAACCGTGGCTATAAAAGCCGGGTATCATATCTTGGATAATCTGGAGGCTTATGCTGTAGCCACCTATGCACACCGGCACGCTGAATCCTTTCAGAACTACCGTACGGCCAGTTCTTTAGATAACTACCCGGCTTACGCGGCCATTTATCCAAATGGCTATTCCCCAGTCATGACAATGGACGAAAACGACTGGGAAGTGACCGCAGGCTTACGTGGTGAAATTGACAACTGGCACTGGGATCTCTCGTCCGTTTATGGGCGTGATTACGACCAGATTGGCATTGCCAATTCAGCCAACCTTGCCCTTTCAACAGCAACCGGGCGTACGCCCACAAAGTTTGATGCCCAGGGCTACAATAATGAGCAATGGAGCAATACGTTCGATCTCAGCAAAGCTTTTCATATACCCGGCTGGCCGTATGCCATAAACGTAGCAGGCGGCGCGTCTTACCGTTACGAAAGTTATAGTATTGGCACGGGCTCGGCTGATTCCACTTATAGCAGTGGTTCAGACGCATTGCAGGGCACAGTGGCCGCCAATGCCGGCAATTACAGCCGAGATGTTATTGGTGGTTATATTGATGTTGCCACCCACCTTGCCAAAAATGTGCAACTTGATCTGGCCGGCCGCTACGAACACTATACGGATGTAGGTGATACAGAAACCGGCAAAGCTGCGCTGCGGTATGACCCACTACCGTGGCTTGGCCTACGCGCAACCATATCAAACGGTTTTCATGCCCCCACACTGGCGCAAGAATATTATAGTGCTGTTGCAGTTTCCCCCACGGCAGCACGTGGCATTATTGCTGCCAATTCCCTCGGTGCGCGTGCAAATGGCGCCAATGCGCTTAAACCAGAACGCTCCACCAACGTTTCTGGCGGTATTGTGCTGGAACCCGTCAAACGGCTTCATATCACCGCAGATGTTTACCAGATAAACCTGCGCGATCAGATCCTGCCCGGCGGCAACGTATATGGCACAGATGCCCTTTCTGCCTTGCAAATGAACGGATTTACACTTCCGAACGATGCTGCCACATGGGGCAGTTCTCTTTCCACACACTGGTTTGCAAACGTGGCCAGCACGCGCACTCAAGGGTTGGATATTACCGCCACATACCCAACGGAATTAAGCCCCACAATAGGCCGTATTGACTGGGATGTTGGTATTAACCTGAACCGCACACGCCTAACACATCAGAGCGCTGCAGCAGATGGCACACCGCTGCTTACTGCCCAAAGCATTGCCTACATCACCACAGCCTATCCGCGTAGCAAAATGATCTGGGGTGGCCGCTTTACCAGCAGTAATGGCAAATGGACCGTAGGCGTGCATGAAATACGCTGGGGGCAAACCACATCCGAACTCACGGATTATACAGGACCAACCAATAGTGCCAGCGTAAGCGCTTACTCTTTTACGCAATTTCACAACACGCCAAAATTCGTAACCAATCTGGACATTACCTATCGGGTTATGCCGCAACTGTCTTTTACGCTTGGAGCGAACAACCTGTTTAATGCCCTGCCCTCGCGCGTGCCAGATAGCAACCGTTACCTTGGCGTGCCTCAGTATTACATGAGCACATCACAACTGGGTATTAATGGTGGCTTTTACTATCTGAAAGCAGATGTAAGATTTTAG
- a CDS encoding NAD(P)-dependent alcohol dehydrogenase gives MFTCIGYAASSATTPLAPFTFQRRDCGPLDVQIDITHCGICHSDIHTARSEWGPASYPCVPGHEIIGRVAAVGVDVTRFKLGELVGVGCMVNSCQTCASCEAGLEQYCDAGPTWTYNSPDPAFPKTDAYTFGGYSRAIVVDERFVLRVPENLDPAAAAPLLCAGITTWSPLSHWKVGVGHKVGIVGLGGLGHMAVKFAVALGAEVTLFTTSASKVEDGKRLGAHRVVISRDAEAMAAEANQFDFILDAVSAEHDINAYLALLKQDGHMVLVGLPEKPMSIGAFSLVAKRRSLAGSAIGGIQETQEMLDFCGKHNITSDIEVVHADQINEAYERVLRSDVKYRFVIDMDTMPKSVEA, from the coding sequence ATGTTTACCTGCATCGGCTACGCTGCTTCCAGCGCCACAACTCCACTGGCTCCTTTTACTTTCCAACGTCGTGATTGCGGTCCTCTTGATGTGCAGATTGATATCACGCATTGCGGTATCTGCCATTCTGATATTCATACGGCCCGGAGCGAATGGGGGCCTGCTTCTTACCCATGTGTGCCTGGCCATGAAATTATCGGACGCGTTGCTGCCGTAGGTGTAGATGTAACACGTTTTAAGCTGGGTGAACTGGTTGGCGTGGGATGTATGGTCAATTCGTGCCAGACATGCGCCTCTTGCGAAGCCGGGTTGGAGCAGTACTGTGATGCCGGGCCAACCTGGACTTACAATAGCCCAGATCCGGCTTTTCCTAAAACGGATGCCTATACGTTTGGTGGATATTCACGCGCAATCGTGGTGGATGAACGTTTTGTTTTGCGTGTGCCTGAAAATCTGGATCCGGCTGCGGCTGCACCTTTGCTTTGCGCGGGCATTACTACATGGTCTCCGCTATCACATTGGAAAGTGGGCGTAGGCCACAAGGTTGGCATTGTGGGGCTAGGTGGCTTGGGCCATATGGCCGTAAAATTTGCTGTGGCATTGGGGGCAGAAGTAACACTTTTCACCACTTCGGCAAGCAAGGTGGAAGATGGTAAACGTTTGGGTGCACATCGCGTAGTTATTTCGCGTGATGCAGAGGCAATGGCAGCAGAAGCCAACCAGTTTGACTTCATTTTAGATGCCGTTTCAGCCGAACATGACATTAATGCCTACCTCGCGTTGCTCAAGCAGGATGGGCATATGGTTCTTGTTGGTCTGCCAGAAAAGCCGATGTCCATTGGTGCATTCAGCCTAGTAGCCAAGCGCAGAAGCCTTGCTGGTTCTGCTATTGGTGGTATTCAGGAAACGCAGGAAATGCTAGATTTCTGCGGTAAGCACAATATTACAAGTGATATTGAAGTCGTGCATGCAGATCAGATCAATGAAGCCTATGAGCGTGTTTTACGTTCAGATGTGAAATACCGCTTTGTGATAGATATGGACACCATGCCCAAAAGTGTTGAAGCCTAA
- a CDS encoding xanthine dehydrogenase family protein molybdopterin-binding subunit has product MIGQSIQKWDARDKATGTFLYPSDLRPEHCVHLKVLRAGRAHARILEIDIHAAQKAPGVLRVLTYADIPGLNSFGLITPDQPVLCHDRVRFPGDAVALVIAESEHEAQKACQLIHVEYEDLPAILDPKQALAPDAPQIGQNGNLCHEVNLGFGDVDAALAASAHVVRLAYSTGRQEHAFLEPEAGIAYRDNQQRIAIICGGQNPFADQKQIAAILGIPVEQVYVSHPPMGGAFGGKEDLNVQAHLALAVQATDRPARYVYEREESIGYSVKRHRFEVDVEVGCDATGKLTGFRANLLADTGAYMTLGPAVLVLAAEHASGPYRFQASRIHGQAVHTNTGNASAFRGFGNPQVILGIEQAMDELAAKCGLNPIDFREKNLLRGGDRAGAGHIVRHDVTLPRLIAAARKGPLLSALSQKSVHPDQDGKFRATGFAFVWQGFGLGAGAEPGSSVTLRRDENGHFWLNCSTADLGEGNLSAFQQIAASGLGCHAHDIQLDIGTTDNTNSWSTNASRSVVVTGNAVAQAAKQLAMRIAAGESGELEETAHYAPIFPEKLTLGAPHIGYSYGIQAVRIALDTATANVTVEEVETWLDAGTVINPDGVTGQIEGGLAQGLGFALSEDLVQREGRVLNNRFSSYILPTIRDVPIDVRVHLINHPDASNPLGARGIAEVGLTPAAAAIANALARCVGHRFAHFPIKPEAILPVMEEILS; this is encoded by the coding sequence GTGATAGGACAGTCCATTCAGAAATGGGATGCACGCGATAAAGCCACAGGCACTTTCCTGTACCCATCTGACTTGCGGCCAGAACACTGTGTCCACCTCAAGGTTCTCAGGGCTGGACGTGCCCATGCCCGCATTCTTGAAATTGATATTCATGCAGCTCAAAAGGCACCGGGGGTTCTGCGCGTTCTCACATACGCCGATATCCCAGGCCTCAACAGCTTCGGCCTCATCACCCCCGATCAACCTGTTCTTTGCCATGACCGCGTAAGGTTTCCCGGTGATGCTGTTGCTCTGGTAATTGCAGAAAGCGAGCACGAGGCTCAAAAAGCCTGCCAACTTATTCATGTAGAATATGAAGACCTGCCAGCCATACTGGACCCAAAACAGGCTCTGGCTCCCGATGCCCCCCAGATCGGACAGAATGGCAATCTCTGCCACGAGGTTAATCTGGGGTTTGGTGATGTTGATGCAGCTTTGGCAGCTTCCGCGCATGTTGTGCGTCTGGCTTACAGCACCGGACGGCAGGAACACGCCTTTCTGGAGCCTGAAGCCGGCATTGCCTATCGTGATAATCAGCAGCGTATTGCCATTATTTGCGGCGGACAAAACCCTTTTGCAGACCAGAAGCAGATAGCAGCTATTCTCGGTATTCCTGTTGAGCAAGTCTATGTGTCTCATCCCCCTATGGGAGGCGCTTTTGGAGGTAAGGAAGACCTGAATGTTCAGGCACATCTGGCTTTAGCGGTGCAAGCCACAGACCGTCCCGCCCGGTATGTTTATGAACGTGAAGAAAGCATTGGCTACTCCGTTAAACGGCATCGTTTTGAAGTAGATGTCGAAGTGGGATGTGATGCCACCGGGAAACTGACCGGCTTCCGGGCCAATCTTCTGGCCGATACCGGAGCCTACATGACGTTAGGCCCTGCCGTTCTTGTTCTGGCCGCCGAACACGCCTCCGGGCCTTATCGATTTCAGGCAAGCCGTATTCATGGTCAGGCCGTCCATACCAATACAGGAAATGCCTCGGCCTTTCGTGGGTTTGGCAACCCGCAGGTTATTCTGGGCATTGAACAGGCTATGGATGAACTGGCCGCCAAATGTGGCCTTAACCCTATCGACTTCCGCGAAAAAAACCTTCTTCGCGGCGGAGACCGTGCAGGAGCTGGGCATATTGTTCGTCACGATGTTACGCTTCCACGCCTGATTGCTGCCGCACGCAAAGGGCCATTACTATCTGCCCTTTCTCAAAAAAGCGTACATCCAGATCAGGATGGTAAGTTTCGTGCAACCGGATTTGCATTCGTCTGGCAAGGGTTCGGGTTGGGGGCAGGCGCTGAGCCCGGATCAAGCGTGACCCTTCGCCGAGACGAGAATGGACATTTCTGGTTGAATTGCTCCACGGCAGATTTGGGGGAAGGCAATCTTTCTGCATTTCAGCAGATTGCAGCATCAGGGTTGGGATGTCATGCCCATGATATCCAGCTTGATATCGGCACAACAGATAACACAAATTCATGGTCCACAAATGCTTCCAGATCCGTGGTTGTAACGGGTAATGCTGTAGCGCAGGCAGCAAAACAACTGGCCATGAGAATAGCTGCGGGCGAAAGTGGTGAGCTTGAAGAAACAGCACATTATGCCCCTATTTTTCCAGAAAAACTAACACTTGGTGCCCCGCACATAGGGTATTCTTATGGCATACAGGCCGTGCGTATTGCGCTGGATACGGCAACCGCCAATGTTACGGTGGAAGAAGTTGAAACATGGTTAGATGCAGGAACAGTTATCAATCCCGATGGTGTAACAGGCCAGATTGAAGGCGGTTTAGCGCAAGGGCTTGGCTTCGCTTTAAGTGAAGACCTCGTACAGCGCGAGGGGCGTGTTCTGAACAACCGTTTTTCATCATACATTCTTCCGACAATCCGCGATGTACCAATAGATGTTCGCGTCCATCTAATTAACCATCCCGATGCATCCAATCCTCTCGGTGCGCGCGGTATAGCAGAAGTTGGGCTCACACCCGCTGCTGCGGCTATCGCCAATGCTTTGGCACGGTGTGTTGGGCATCGCTTCGCGCACTTTCCAATCAAACCGGAAGCTATTCTCCCGGTCATGGAAGAAATTCTGTCATGA
- a CDS encoding TetR/AcrR family transcriptional regulator, translated as MNTRNLSHASKAAVAGSGRKRSAAATEAARSAALKLAYDLGPERVTMEAIASHSGVAKTTLYRRWNSAAAVVMDAFLSELTPRIAYRAGQDVKQTLIFALEDLSHALDEPRRKLLRHMVAAAQSTSVLEQAFWDRWIAPRRKAGLEALEQFGMPSETGELMLDLLYGAFYYRMLIPYAPITDLWIRKIVDQVL; from the coding sequence TTGAACACTCGCAATCTATCTCATGCCTCAAAAGCTGCTGTAGCAGGGAGCGGGCGTAAGCGCAGTGCAGCCGCAACCGAGGCAGCGCGTAGTGCAGCCCTGAAGCTTGCATATGATTTGGGGCCGGAGCGCGTGACGATGGAAGCTATCGCAAGCCATTCAGGTGTGGCCAAAACAACGCTTTATCGCCGCTGGAACAGTGCTGCAGCCGTGGTGATGGATGCTTTTCTGTCAGAATTGACACCCCGCATTGCCTATCGCGCCGGACAGGATGTTAAGCAGACACTTATTTTTGCACTTGAAGATCTTAGCCATGCGCTAGACGAACCAAGACGGAAACTTCTGCGGCATATGGTTGCGGCTGCTCAATCCACTTCTGTGCTGGAACAGGCTTTTTGGGATCGGTGGATTGCGCCTAGAAGAAAGGCAGGGCTGGAGGCGCTAGAACAGTTCGGAATGCCTTCAGAAACAGGAGAGCTTATGCTCGATCTGCTGTATGGGGCATTTTATTACCGGATGTTGATTCCATATGCGCCCATTACAGATTTATGGATTAGGAAAATTGTAGATCAGGTTTTGTGA
- a CDS encoding nuclear transport factor 2 family protein, producing MSRPPFPPFDIESATRKVRLAEDAWNSQNPDQVAQAYTVNSQWRNRTEFIHGRDEIVDFLKRKWRTEHDYRLIKELWGFRQNRMAVRFTYEWHDDAGQWFRSYGNEMWEFDPDGLMRRRFAAINDLPIEAESRLFHWPQGRRPDEHPGLSDLGL from the coding sequence ATGTCACGCCCACCCTTTCCGCCTTTTGATATTGAGAGCGCAACACGCAAAGTCCGTCTTGCTGAAGATGCATGGAACTCCCAAAACCCAGATCAGGTGGCGCAGGCCTATACTGTGAACAGTCAATGGCGCAACCGAACTGAATTTATCCATGGGCGTGATGAAATTGTAGATTTTCTGAAACGCAAATGGCGCACAGAACATGATTACCGTCTGATCAAAGAGCTCTGGGGATTTCGTCAAAACCGTATGGCTGTTCGCTTTACCTATGAATGGCATGATGATGCAGGACAATGGTTTCGGTCTTACGGCAATGAAATGTGGGAGTTTGATCCCGATGGGCTTATGCGCCGCCGTTTTGCTGCCATCAATGATTTGCCTATCGAAGCAGAAAGCAGATTGTTTCATTGGCCCCAAGGACGGCGCCCAGATGAGCATCCAGGACTTTCCGATCTAGGGCTGTAA
- a CDS encoding MFS transporter yields MNTQPVSDTQRRLVMLCAVLGIVLGGLDGAIANIALPTIARDLSCTETLTVWIVNGYQLAVAVSLLPAAALAESLGLKRVYGFGLALFTAASLACALSGSIGLLVGSRVLQGIGGACMAALSGALVRSVYPRELLHKAFAIIALAVAISAATGPTLAAAVLSVATWPWLFLINLPIGLIAVPLFLRVAPHSPRRSFAFDWMGALLNVGALGLGVLGVDALGQKEARWGGIEIGAGFLCAIMLYMQQRHQKAPMLPLDLLAIPLFSLSILTSVCAYAAQILAYVALPFLFQTVMHQSAVTTGLLVTPWPLLVAVAAPFAGRLAARHPASVLSSIGLTILAAGLSMLSIMPAHPSFLDVAWRMGLCGIGFGFYQTPNNLTVMTSGPTTRSGAASGMLAVARTMGWALGSAFVALVFGLSEGSSGAVHCLELATGFALAGAILSVSRRVVRDEQKNMKH; encoded by the coding sequence ATGAATACTCAGCCTGTTTCCGATACGCAACGCCGCCTGGTTATGCTCTGCGCTGTTTTAGGGATTGTGTTAGGTGGGTTGGATGGTGCCATTGCCAACATTGCCCTGCCAACTATTGCCCGAGATCTTTCGTGCACCGAAACGCTAACTGTCTGGATCGTTAACGGATATCAGCTTGCTGTTGCTGTCAGTTTATTGCCTGCTGCTGCATTGGCTGAATCTCTGGGTCTTAAAAGAGTATATGGTTTTGGGTTAGCATTATTTACTGCAGCTTCTTTGGCATGTGCACTTTCGGGGTCTATTGGCCTTCTTGTCGGTTCACGCGTTTTGCAAGGCATTGGCGGTGCCTGCATGGCTGCGTTAAGCGGTGCACTTGTTAGAAGTGTGTACCCACGAGAACTTTTGCATAAGGCATTCGCAATAATTGCTCTTGCCGTTGCCATTTCTGCAGCAACCGGCCCCACATTGGCCGCTGCAGTTTTATCTGTTGCCACTTGGCCTTGGTTATTCCTTATCAATCTGCCAATCGGCCTTATAGCTGTCCCTCTTTTTCTACGAGTTGCACCACATAGTCCGCGCCGTTCATTTGCTTTTGATTGGATGGGCGCTTTATTGAATGTTGGCGCTCTGGGGCTGGGTGTTCTTGGTGTTGATGCGTTGGGGCAAAAAGAAGCCAGATGGGGAGGAATTGAAATCGGAGCAGGCTTTCTGTGCGCCATTATGCTGTATATGCAGCAACGCCACCAAAAGGCCCCTATGCTTCCCCTTGATCTTCTGGCCATTCCTCTATTCTCGCTCTCCATCCTCACATCTGTTTGTGCGTATGCAGCCCAAATTCTGGCTTATGTTGCGCTGCCATTTCTGTTTCAAACCGTTATGCATCAATCTGCAGTTACAACAGGTTTGCTTGTTACGCCTTGGCCATTACTTGTTGCCGTAGCAGCACCCTTTGCCGGGCGGCTAGCTGCCCGCCACCCCGCTTCTGTTTTAAGCAGCATTGGGCTGACTATTCTGGCAGCCGGATTAAGCATGTTGAGTATTATGCCTGCGCACCCATCCTTCTTGGATGTTGCTTGGCGTATGGGGCTATGCGGTATTGGGTTTGGTTTCTATCAAACACCCAACAATCTTACAGTCATGACCTCCGGCCCAACAACGCGCAGTGGTGCTGCCAGTGGTATGCTGGCTGTTGCACGCACAATGGGTTGGGCACTGGGGTCCGCCTTTGTTGCATTGGTTTTTGGTTTGTCTGAAGGCAGTTCTGGGGCTGTTCATTGCCTTGAACTGGCAACAGGTTTTGCCCTTGCCGGAGCTATTCTTAGCGTTTCACGCCGTGTTGTACGTGATGAACAGAAAAACATGAAGCATTGA
- a CDS encoding antibiotic biosynthesis monooxygenase family protein, whose protein sequence is MPQYIAMNRFLVPPENEEAFQRRWLDREVLLKTVPGFISFQFLKGPEKEGGRLYASHTVWASYDAFVGWTQSEQFRQAHAGAGQGKALTAGPPAFEGFTVLQDVSA, encoded by the coding sequence ATGCCGCAATATATTGCCATGAACCGCTTTCTGGTGCCCCCAGAAAATGAAGAGGCTTTTCAGCGTCGTTGGCTAGACCGAGAAGTGCTGTTGAAAACCGTTCCCGGTTTTATCAGCTTTCAGTTCCTTAAAGGGCCAGAAAAAGAAGGCGGAAGGCTCTATGCGTCTCATACCGTATGGGCATCTTATGATGCTTTTGTCGGTTGGACACAGTCTGAGCAGTTTCGTCAGGCGCATGCCGGAGCAGGGCAGGGTAAGGCGCTTACAGCAGGGCCACCAGCTTTTGAAGGATTTACAGTTCTGCAGGATGTAAGTGCCTAA
- a CDS encoding Nramp family divalent metal transporter: MPQDSQAPAPPFSSKKSAWRFAKTADAGGQSLPEVFASIKLPAANTSWLKRFLAFVGPGYMVSVGYMDPGNWATDLQGGAQFGYTLLAVILLSNLMAILLQALSARLGIATGRDLAQACRDHFPPAINIVLWLACELSIIACDLAEVIGTAIALQLLLGIPILGGAIISVLDAFLVLVLMNRGFRYLEAFIIALLSIIAICFGVQMIAAAPPLAQLVKGFIPSPEIITNSQMLYIAIGIVGATVMPHNLYLHSSIVQTRAFEHTLSGRKEAIRWATWDSTIALMLALFINAAILIVAAAAFHTTGHQNVAEIEDAYRLLSPVLGLGIASTLFAVALLAAGTNSTVTGTLAGQIIMEGFLRLKIPHWMQRLLTRGLAIIPVIMVTALYGNKGIGNLLMLSQVILSIQLPFAVIPLILFVSDNQKMGELVISRKTTILAWGVAGIILVLNFKLLYDTFF; this comes from the coding sequence ATGCCCCAAGACTCGCAAGCTCCTGCGCCTCCGTTCTCTTCAAAAAAATCTGCATGGCGTTTTGCCAAAACAGCAGATGCAGGCGGCCAAAGTCTGCCAGAAGTTTTTGCCAGCATTAAACTCCCCGCAGCAAATACATCATGGCTCAAGCGCTTTTTAGCGTTTGTTGGGCCGGGCTACATGGTTTCTGTTGGATATATGGACCCCGGCAACTGGGCGACCGACTTACAAGGCGGTGCCCAGTTTGGATATACCCTGCTTGCTGTTATTCTACTTTCAAACCTGATGGCAATTCTCCTTCAGGCTCTATCAGCCAGACTAGGCATTGCAACAGGTCGTGATCTAGCCCAAGCTTGCCGAGATCATTTTCCACCCGCCATCAATATTGTTCTTTGGTTAGCCTGTGAACTTTCCATTATTGCATGTGATCTAGCCGAAGTAATTGGTACAGCCATAGCGCTACAACTGCTACTTGGCATTCCAATCTTAGGTGGTGCCATTATCTCGGTTCTTGATGCTTTTCTTGTGCTTGTTTTGATGAATCGCGGTTTCCGATATCTGGAAGCATTTATTATTGCATTACTCAGCATTATTGCCATTTGTTTTGGTGTGCAAATGATAGCTGCAGCCCCACCTCTTGCCCAATTAGTAAAAGGCTTTATTCCTTCACCTGAAATCATAACCAATAGTCAGATGCTCTACATTGCAATCGGCATTGTTGGGGCTACGGTTATGCCACATAATCTATATCTTCATTCCTCTATCGTGCAGACACGTGCATTCGAACACACATTATCCGGCCGTAAGGAGGCCATTCGCTGGGCGACGTGGGATAGCACAATTGCTCTTATGCTGGCTTTGTTTATTAACGCGGCCATTCTTATTGTTGCCGCAGCTGCTTTTCATACAACAGGCCATCAAAATGTTGCAGAAATTGAAGATGCTTACCGCCTGCTCTCCCCTGTTCTTGGGTTAGGCATTGCATCCACCTTATTTGCCGTTGCCCTTCTGGCTGCTGGCACTAATTCAACCGTAACCGGCACATTGGCCGGGCAAATTATTATGGAAGGCTTTTTGCGGTTAAAAATACCGCACTGGATGCAACGGCTGCTCACACGTGGTCTTGCCATTATTCCTGTCATAATGGTGACAGCTCTTTACGGTAACAAGGGTATTGGAAACCTGCTGATGCTCAGCCAGGTTATCCTATCCATCCAACTTCCTTTTGCTGTTATCCCTTTAATTCTGTTTGTATCTGACAACCAGAAAATGGGTGAACTTGTTATTTCTCGTAAAACAACCATCCTGGCCTGGGGTGTTGCTGGTATTATTCTGGTTCTTAATTTCAAACTTTTGTATGACACTTTTTTCTGA